The sequence below is a genomic window from Sardina pilchardus chromosome 9, fSarPil1.1, whole genome shotgun sequence.
TTCGTTCCAAAACCAGGCTGAAATAGCAGCCATGTTAGGAAGAATTGAATGTTGAGAAAAGGAAGGGGAGTAGCTACCTAAAGAAAAACGAGGGGGAAAGAATCACCGCCCCTTTCCTTAGTCGCAAACTGATGGGATGAGTTGAGGTGTTTCCATCAAGGTTGCCAGATGTGAGGAGTCaataagtgaaattaaaccaTGTTGTTCACACAGGTCTACATACATTAGCCTATTTGTTAATGTCACCGATTTATTTTAGAAAGACAGCCTTCAGCAAAACTTGTTCTCATGATTTCCTCTCACAAAATGCCtgttgttctcaagagacacactaTGATGAAACAAGTCATGATGCCCATGTGACCAACCCATGTGATTTGCATTACACAGAATAACCAAGCAGACATACAGcgcacagaggacacacaccagATTCAATGATCTTGACTCCAGTGTACCAATGTCTTGCTGATGaagcagatgaaaatgtcaagcATGTTCTGACAAGTGCAATaggttgcgggagaactttaagAGCAGATTAGTTGACTGTGCCCCAAATATGCATGGAAACTTCCCAATGTTGTGATGTGCAGTTTGCTGTTAATAATGTCcaacaggtaggcctacagtagtggTCAGTTCATGTGTGATTTGAGCAAAGCCATAAAGCCTGTGCACTGCacaagctactgtatgtgtttattaatagatagacagacagatagatagatagaaagaaagaaagaaagaaagaggaagaaaaaagatagacagatagacagttaAAGTTAATAGTTGCTTGAAAGAGTATGCCGTTTTCCTAATTGGGTATGTGAATATATTTGAAGGcacagataggcctacagtagactGTATCCATTCCATCTAATACAAACCTGTATAGATTCCAATAAATCtatacataggctacacttaAAAATGTTAAGGGTGCAGCCATTGCGGCCTAGATGACTAGGGAAGTATTGTTTATATTCTCCATGGGCTTAAccatgaaacaaaaaaaagggaatAGGTCCTATTTGGCAACCACAGTACACGCCCGGGATGGAGTAAGGATGAGGAAATGGACAGCCACACCTCCCACCAAATACCAGAAAATGTTTTGGGGCGTGTGAATGCGATCTGTCAGTCAAAGAAGGCTTGAGTTATTTGACAGTTGTGCTTAGTAAGATATCTAATTAGAACAATCACCCAATCAGATATCTACAAGCCTCAGTTAGACCCCATAGCCTAACAAGCCTAGCCTACAACATCCATCTGGTGGAATttcaattttgtttttcttttgctttaCAAAAAGTATCACGATTATGGATCACAAGTTAAGGCCTACAATACCATCATAGCGCAGAGAACGCATAATCTTGAAATTAAAACATTGATAGTAATTGTATAAAGCCAATGGCGCCATCTATCGTTCTGACTGGCAACTTGTCTATATTTATCTCCACCTTTGGCCTATGAGATGTGATATTATTAGAATCCCTAAAGGGTGACTGGCTTACAAACTATTCAGAGGATTTTATACAGAGTGGTACTGTTAAACCACCTGCATGCATGAGAGTACATCCAGCTGCTTCTACATTATAACTATAATTATGAGCTCAGTTTTCAGAAATAACTATCCACTCTAATTCTCTCCATTAGAACTATAGCTTTATTCCTGAACTACCAGACCGATGAACCTTGTTcttaaaacaaaccaaaaaacctTCAGTGAAACCAGGACCATGATGAAATGAAATACAATTTGAATGCAATTGAATAGTAGGTAAATACCAGTGATCGCTGTAACAGCCAGCAGTTCCCAGCAACACTAACATGTTAGAATTTTGCTCTAAGAGAAGGACCAGAAGATTGGTGCTGTGTCCTCATTGAGAAGGTCAGAGGTCGTTATCTGACCAAAATGGTAAAGGTGAGAGGTTTTGGATGGCAGACCATAGACGGGGCCCTAATAAAGGTCACATCGCAGCTTATGTCTAGCCGAGGAATCCGactggagaaatgaatgaggcCTGGCCTTGCCTCTACCTCAACTAAAAGACAAAGACGAGGGACAGTAAATAATGAGTtttctaaaataaaataaaaataccaTGCATAAAATCaaactaaaataaacaaaacaaaacgaacAAAATACATTATTTACCATGTACCATACAATTAAGACGAAAGCTAGACCAAAACGCAAGCATTTCGTTTACACTTTAATCATTTATTTATGAACAGTTTCTCCCTTTAATAATATGCATGGTACTCATACAATATATGATACAAAACACCTCCAGGTACAACCCTCTGATGACCTGACATGCACAGAGAGTCATAAAGACTAACACCTCAGTGCTACCAAGAGTCCTGTTGAAGTTTGACAGAGGACAAAGTCCCATGCAGACAATGGTAGACACTTAGAGTCGTAAGGCACTTTTTTCTTTgcttttctcaaagatggccaGACTTTGGTTACAATTATGCAACAGTTGGTATAGAGTGGGCCAATGAACTTCTCCTTCAAGTGAAGAGTTACTTAAGAcaatcatttgcatttcaatctTTCCTTAAGAAAATAGATCACTATACAACTGTAATTAAAACCCACAGCTCTGGTATCCAAAAATAGTAAACCTCATCATTCAGTGCAAGCAGCATTTTGTTTCAGATGGACTGCTGAGAACTTGAAATAAGACTGAATGGATGGAAGCACTTTGTGGGCTAAGGAGGGCaactcttctcccctcttttgTTTTGGGATGCATAGGGTACAAAAACACAGGCACAATGACCAATCTCAATCCCAAACCCTTTCCCCTTTACACCTAACTACGTTCCCAACACCTCCCTGCTATACTTGAGTTGGGATATCAGTTACATGTGCTCTGGGTGGTTCTGCAGGCAGGTAACAAACTCTTTCACGGGGTGTTTCTCGAAGCAGATCTGATAGACAGCATTGAAGAGTGGGAACCTGAGGGAGGAAGTAAGTGCATTACTAGTTATGGATGACAAATGGCCTCACTAGTGTCATCCAGATTATATCACATTCTTAAATAATACAAGTCTGCAAACAATTAAATATACCATTTTAAATGACACATTAACACATTGAACTCCATGAATATAGCTAAAATCAAGTCAAGTGGgtttttattgtcatttcagccatatacactgtatatagtGAGATGAAACAATGAGACAAATCATGTGGTGCTACATTTAAATTCATATAGCTATATCAACATGAATATCCATATTTATATTCACCAACTGCATAAGTagttttgtcttttgtcttgtgtagGTTACTTCACCACAGGGAGAAATGTACATGTCCACAATATTTTTGGCTTTTAACTCACTTGTCGACTATGTTTTTGCCTTTGAGGATGCGGTGGACCTCTGCAGCTGTGGCTGGACCTTGCAGCTTCTGGCCATTCAGCATCTCTTTCTCCAGCTCTTCAATGGTCtagggagagtgacaggaacAAAGCTAACATTAGGCCACAGACTGAAGCCGAAAAGCTAGCAGCCAGGAAGCTAGCAGAGCTGCTTTTAACATCCTGGTTAGCATGCACGCCTTTCCTGCATTGAGGGAGAGTACAGAACAATGCAGCTCACACCACTAACATCGTCCTGACTCACCTTCCCCGTTTTGGCAAAAGCTTCCCCGATCTTGCGGTTGCGGCCACCGTAGCATGTGGTGATGAGATCGGCCACACCACAGCTCTCCAGGAAAGTGGTGGGGGAAACGGGCCCTGCGGTGCAGAAAAACTTGGCGAAGGCAATCATCTCCATCAGGCCTAGACGGATTACGGCAGCTTTGGTATTGTCACCACAGCCCAGCCCATCACAGAAGCCTGCTCCCACAGCAACAATGTTCTAGAACGCGAGACAACTTTAAAGTACTAAATACAAATCAGAGAGGTGATATGTTCATTATGTTCATGTTCAACAACATTCAACCTGAATAGAAACACAAcggaaaatacatttatttcaaGTATTTCAACCTTGATCAATATTGGGAGAAATAATTGGGTAATAGTAATACTTACCTTAAGAGCTCCACAAATCTCTACAACATCAGCCTCTTCCACCACAGATACCCTGAAGTTTAGTGTCTGCATCATTTCTTTCAGTACGGGCCCGATCTTTTTGCATTTGCAACCTTtataacaaatatttttttaaaagaaacatttcAAACTTGAGACTGCTCTGACACAATAACATTTCAGTTTTATTGATATGCTACATTCTATTATGAGAAGTGACAAAATGGTTGCTTGAATATCCAGGCGCCCCTTAATGACGTAATGGATAATAAGGGTGCAAAGTTTTAAGTTAATTAGTTCTTTATAGCCCTGGATGTTTTCTCACCAATTGTTGTCTCACAGAACTTCTCGTCTGCAACCTCATTGGCCAGGTTGGCTCCCATTAGAACTGTCATGGTGATGCCCAGTTGCTCTCGAATCACATCAGAGATCAGTTTCAGGCCTTCTGGGCCCTCATCAACAccctacacaaacagacatgcatgcgtgcacacacccacatacacacacacacccacaccccccccccccccccacacacacacacacacacacacacacacacacacaataaaacctTAAATATGCTGTGGAATCCACCTGATAAGGGGCTAAAatctaaaaaaattaaaaagtgcTAATAATCAGTAATAATCATCGAAAGGGCTGTATCGTGCAGGGAGCAGGTGAAGATACACACCTTGATGAGTGACATCCCCACACAGTCTGgtttgatgtggcccttgatGGTGTCGCAAACCCTCTTGATGAACTGGTGTGGGATGACGAAGATGAGGATGTCAGCTCCTTTCACAGACTCCAGAAGGTCAGGGACAGCTACCTGAGAGGAGAGACCAGTCCCTATGATCAGGACTTCTCAGCCTTGCTCTTAAGCACTTTTTATACACTTCATCGGTTAggtttgactgtgtgtttgtgtgtttgtgtgtgtgtgtttgtccctgcACGTCTGCTCTGTCTTAACCATGAAATCTTAATTAGCTAAGCAGACCTGAGTGTGCTTGAAGCAGGAAGATGTCAGAGATGTGAGTGTCAGAGGGGGTCTTTAGAGTATGACTGGGAGCCTGTACATCCATAGCTATAAATAACAACGGCACGATGAGCATATTCCAGCAGAACGCTTCCATTAACACCATTCACATCACTTCAAATGTCAATATGGTGAGCCTGACACTGACAGCATTCACAATATTCTTGACATCATGTCCACCAATACCACACATGTAACAAGTCCTAGTTTACATGTAAGAAATCTTATATCTGAAGGTggagtttcttggtgttttcagcccccaacgttgtcttcgaggcagcactgcctggaaggcaatagggttaaggttagggttagggttaggattaggtgcctttaagtcgacggtggcagcgctgcctggaagacaacgttgggggctcaaaacaccatcgagcgaAGGTGGAAAGTTGATTCTCATTAGCAAAATTATTTAGCCAAgtagatcagctaattagtgaaacCACCAGTATGAAGCGCATATGTACATGTGGCCAGGTGTTATCCACCTCTGGTTCCAGTTGCCCCATGACCCTTTACTGTGCCCCTACGTACGATATTGGGGGGCAGCTTGTGTCCAGGGAGGTACTTGACATTCTCGTGATCCGTATTGATGATCTCTGTGAGCTTGCGTCCGTTCACCGTCTCCTCAAACACCCACATGTTCACggtgttgtcgaatgtggcgtGTTTCGCTGCATTGGCACCCACGATCTTGGCAATGGCAGAGCccctatgggggggggggggggggacaaagacACATTAGTGTAGATAGCAAGACATCAGGTCGCTTTTGGTTTCAATTCAAATTAATTCTGAAgcagcacagaaaaaaacacttgagaaaTAGGTCAATAAGGCCGCAGCCTTGTGTTTGAGCTCAGGTTGAAAAAGGGAGAGACAACGACTCCTGCTTTCCCCTTGACCACAGCTGACTAGAATGGACCCAGCCATGAGACAAACCAGACTTCAGCAACTCCATTGTGCTTCACTATTTTATGTGACCTTATCTTTACCTTATCGTATCTATTCTCACCCATAGTGTCTATTTATTGCAaatgtacgtactgtatgtattcttattctactgcccttaATTCTATACTGTTAtgtattttattctttttacattattgttgagtgttgtactttgagagcaaagattaactggagtcaaattccttgtttgtttacgcaaacctggccaataaagctgattctcgGTTCATTATTCACCCTAGTATGTAAGCTGTGCCACATTACAATCTGCTTTGATTACATAGCAATAAAGTCTTGGTCTTTACCAAATCCAAATCTGGTTGTGCTACAAACAGCTTACCGCACACTCTTCCGTCAGTCTGATCACATCCATATGTAAGGTGATTATTGCATATGTGTAAGGTGATTAGTGACAAGAGCTGTAATAATGGCACAGCACAACTAATCCATAATATCATAAAAACATCATAATAACACCTTGTATGTGGGCGTACATATCCGATATTATGGATTAGTTGTGCTGTGCCATtacagctaggcctacttccttGCATTGCTGGATACCCATCAGACATTATAGAGAAAaactacaactacaacaacTATAGCCTAATTGCAGCCTGAAGTATATTGGAGAAAACATCTCAAATGACAGCATTAGACGAAGGAGATGTTTCAACATTGGGTGTAGAGACcatatcacacactcacacctgtagAGCATGGGGGCTGGAGAGAGGATCATCTGTCAATCAAAGTGGACAGTATACTCAACCACAACAAATAACTGCACACGATCACAGCAGAGACCTATCTTTGTTGAGTGAGTTATCTGATCCATAAAATTCCTAGCTAATGCACAGCAAATGCTGCAAAACAtatgaaaacacattttcaaactACATTTCAAATATTGCAATAAATAAAACAGGCTAAACAAATAATCTGAATAAACGAGTTACCAGAGCagcaataatgaaaataaaaaaaatcagtagAACTAGTCAAGCCAACTCTTTCTAGGGTCAAACTAAAAATAACTTATGCCGGGAGAGCCCTGCCACCACCTGAGGATGCCATGACACAGGGTCCAGATGCCTGTAGTAAATGATTTCATAGATATGAAATCAGATATGGTTTCATAGACTGATTCCTTGACCacaaccagagacggttgaaaaagttcttaaggatctttgctacaACCAATTGTATTAAGTCAGGCTGCATAGGCTATACAGTAGGCCTTGCCTACAATGGACCTTGTCAAGCCCTGAAATAATAggagtagtagcagtagtaggcctaggccaagTTCACAACAATATTGTAAAAGTGCCCGTTGGATCAATCATATTTGACTGCTATTGTTACTACACTACTTGGTATGCACGCAGGTAGACAGGACACCGAGACATCACATTTCAGGCAAACCACCTACAGTGTTTGCTGCTGTTGTAGCCCAAAGCTATGAGAATGCGGCAAGATGTAGGCTATGACTTCACTCCACGCAGTCCCTCTGCTGGTAGCCATAGAGACTAAATCAACTACACACATTATTAAATAGTAGACTCACTAACTAAACCAACCTATTAAACCAATGGAAAGTGTACTTGTTTTCCTTAGCTGTAGTATATTTCAAAGTGTCGGTAGGCCTATAAATGTTATTGAGTAGCCTGTTTACTCTGAGTTATTTTTCATGCATGCTACATTAAAGTGGCAGCATATCTTTGCATTTTTCCCTCCCAGGGTTGGATCCTCAAAATAACAGCAGCAGACGACTTTGATGCTAGAATGCAGATCGACTGATAAAAATGCACAGTCATGAAATCGTCCTCAACTCAAGAAGACTCAGTACATCTCCCGATCTCCAAATGCGCACTACACGCGTAATTCTCGAATGATATCCACTCACAAATCACAGCATAACGGTGACCGAACAGCTAAACTTATTTCGCAGTTGATAGAAGTCCTGAGCATCAAGGCGAAAGCCCTTTTTTATTTTAGGAGTAATTTCTCCAGGATATTCACTTtccacaaccacacaaccagcTAGCGCAAATTGTAATAATCAGCCTCCAGCTGGTTGAAAAACACGACATATTACTTACCAGTTACCAGAACCAATAATGCAGATTTTTTTGCCTGCCATTGTCGAGAACCTCCCAGGTTGAGCTAAAGGAACCTGTGTCTGTTGGAGCGCTTACACGGACCAGCTGTAGCTGAGTCAGTGGACCCTTATAACCGGGAGTAGTGCGATACCCCGAGGACTTAAGCACGCCTCCTCTACTGGATTGGCTCTTGCCGGCGGAAACCTAATATGCTGCACATTAGTTGCCCTCATTAAACCAATTCAATTCATTAGCGATTATGCCTCGACCTCCCGAGTTGTATCCAGTTGTCCAAGTACAGAAACGGCACTAACCCCATCACCTCAAATCACTGGAATCGACAAGAGAGTTTGGCATCAATACAAGTTTATCTTTATTTAGACAAAGGGATACAGAAATAATGACAAGTTTGGTCCATGAAAGAAAAAGGTTAACAGAGATCTCCGACCTGAATATACAGGCCATGTAATCTCCTATAAGCCAAAAGGGCAAAACAAAGTGTCAAAACAATTTAATGTCAAAAGTAATGTAAATACAACAAATAATTATTACAAATAATCaaatgtgtatatatttaacaacaaaaaagaatcGAAAATATAAAATGAATTTGCCACTTCTATACATATTTTTAAGTAATGTAGAGGCTATGGTTCTACATCACCAGAGCAATGCATGATCCTCTCAGTAGCAACCGAACCAGCAAACCCGTTTTATCCTTCACACTAGCTGCCTGCCACTGTGCAGCCTCTGCGATATAGCAGGAGTCAGACGGCTCAAGCTGAGTATATTACAGAAACTACACTACAGGCAGCTGAGTCTAGTGTGGACCTGGCCTCAAATTAGTGCCAGGTAAGGAACACATCTGGCCCAAAGTCAACTTTATAGGTAAGAATACTACAGCAGATGAAGTATGTATCTGGGAGCATACTACATCAGGAAGAGAGGTTGATGTATGCATCTGAGCATCCAACAATAGGTATAGAGGCTGACAGGCATTCTGAAAGTATAACACAGGTGCAGTGGCTGAAGTATGCATCTGGTGATTGCTTACTACAGCAAGTACACTACCTGGAGTATACACCAGAGACCATGACTGTTTGAGGAATATTTTCTAATTGGGGGAAAAAGAAGACAGGCCGCTGAACTAGACTACCT
It includes:
- the gpd1b gene encoding glycerol-3-phosphate dehydrogenase 1b — encoded protein: MAGKKICIIGSGNWGSAIAKIVGANAAKHATFDNTVNMWVFEETVNGRKLTEIINTDHENVKYLPGHKLPPNIVAVPDLLESVKGADILIFVIPHQFIKRVCDTIKGHIKPDCVGMSLIKGVDEGPEGLKLISDVIREQLGITMTVLMGANLANEVADEKFCETTIGCKCKKIGPVLKEMMQTLNFRVSVVEEADVVEICGALKNIVAVGAGFCDGLGCGDNTKAAVIRLGLMEMIAFAKFFCTAGPVSPTTFLESCGVADLITTCYGGRNRKIGEAFAKTGKTIEELEKEMLNGQKLQGPATAAEVHRILKGKNIVDKFPLFNAVYQICFEKHPVKEFVTCLQNHPEHM